A stretch of the Mycolicibacterium celeriflavum genome encodes the following:
- the cofD gene encoding 2-phospho-L-lactate transferase, which translates to MKVTVLVGGVGGARFLLGVQHLLGLGQFADTKVAAVTDDSTEHQLSAVVNVGDDAWMFGVRICPDLDTCMYTLGGGIDPERGWGHRNETWHAKEELAAYGVQPDWFGLGDRDLATHLVRSQMLRAGYPLSQVTEALCTRWSPGATLLPASDDRSETHVVITDPGPGDHAGEKRAIHFQEWWVRYRAKVPTHSFAFVGAEKATAGPGVAEAIESADVVLVAPSNPVVSVGAILAVPGIRGALRSTPAPVIGYSPIIGGKPLRGMADECLSVIGVESTSEAVGRHYGARSGVGILDGWLVHEDDHADVAGVEVRSVPLLMSNPAATSEMVRAGLDLAGVKP; encoded by the coding sequence GTGAAGGTCACGGTACTCGTCGGCGGCGTCGGTGGCGCCCGCTTCCTGCTCGGTGTGCAGCACTTGCTGGGTCTCGGGCAATTCGCTGACACGAAAGTTGCTGCTGTGACTGATGATTCTACTGAGCATCAATTGTCTGCTGTGGTCAACGTCGGGGACGACGCGTGGATGTTCGGGGTGCGCATCTGCCCCGACCTCGACACGTGCATGTACACCCTCGGAGGTGGCATCGACCCGGAGCGCGGTTGGGGACATCGCAACGAAACCTGGCATGCCAAGGAGGAACTCGCGGCCTACGGGGTGCAACCGGACTGGTTCGGGCTCGGCGACCGGGATTTGGCGACTCACCTCGTGCGCAGTCAGATGCTGCGCGCCGGTTACCCGCTGTCGCAGGTGACCGAGGCGCTGTGCACCCGGTGGTCGCCGGGCGCGACGCTGCTGCCCGCCAGTGACGACCGCAGCGAAACCCACGTCGTCATCACCGATCCCGGACCCGGCGACCACGCCGGTGAAAAACGCGCCATCCACTTCCAGGAGTGGTGGGTGCGGTACCGCGCGAAGGTGCCCACTCACAGCTTCGCTTTCGTCGGCGCCGAAAAGGCCACGGCGGGGCCCGGCGTCGCCGAGGCGATCGAATCCGCCGATGTCGTCCTCGTCGCGCCGTCCAACCCGGTGGTGAGCGTCGGCGCGATCCTGGCCGTTCCGGGGATCCGCGGCGCGCTGCGGTCGACGCCGGCACCGGTGATCGGCTACTCCCCCATCATCGGCGGAAAGCCGTTGCGCGGTATGGCGGATGAATGCCTGTCGGTGATCGGCGTGGAAAGCACGTCGGAGGCCGTCGGCCGGCACTACGGCGCGCGCTCGGGCGTCGGGATCCTCGACGGCTGGCTGGTGCACGAGGACGACCACGCCGACGTAGCCGGTGTCGAGGTCCGCTCGGTGCCGCTGCTGATGTCCAACCCCGCGGCAACCAGCGAAATGGTGCGCGCCGGACTGGATTTGGCCGGCGTGAAGCCATGA
- a CDS encoding coenzyme F420-0:L-glutamate ligase, producing MTEHGTAAAVELLPVPGLPEFRPGDDLAAAIAESAPWLRDDDVVVVTSKVLSKCEGRIVDAPADPQERDALRRKLIDSEAVRVLARKGRTLITENAIGLVQAAAGVDGSNVDSAELALLPIDPDASAAALRTALRERLGVSVGVVVTDTMGRAWRNGQIDVAIGAAGLTVLHGYEGSLDRHGNELIVTEIAVADEIAAAADLVKGKLTDIPVAVLRGLQLADDGSTAHKLVRAGEEDLFWLGTEEAIALGRSQAQLLRRSVRRFSAQPVAPELVETAVAEALTAPAPHHTRPVRFVWLQDRGRRSALLDRMKDKWRADLSADGRPAEAVERRVERGRILYDAPEVVIPFMVPDGAHSYPDADRTAAEHTMFTVAVGAAVQALLVALAVRGVGSCWIGSTIFAPQVVRDELGLPDDWEPLGAIAIGYADAGAPSGPRPPVPTDGLLVRK from the coding sequence ATGACCGAGCATGGAACGGCCGCCGCCGTCGAACTGCTCCCGGTGCCCGGGTTGCCGGAGTTCCGGCCCGGCGACGACCTTGCCGCGGCGATCGCGGAGTCTGCGCCGTGGCTGCGCGACGACGACGTGGTGGTGGTGACCAGCAAGGTGCTGTCGAAGTGCGAGGGGCGCATCGTCGACGCCCCCGCCGATCCGCAAGAGCGCGATGCCCTGCGGCGCAAGCTCATCGACTCCGAGGCGGTTCGCGTACTGGCCCGCAAGGGCCGCACACTGATCACCGAGAACGCGATCGGTTTGGTTCAGGCCGCCGCCGGAGTCGACGGATCCAACGTCGACTCCGCCGAACTCGCGCTGCTGCCGATCGACCCCGACGCCAGCGCGGCCGCGCTGCGCACCGCCCTGCGGGAGCGCCTCGGCGTGAGCGTCGGCGTCGTCGTCACCGACACCATGGGCCGCGCGTGGCGCAACGGGCAGATCGACGTGGCCATCGGGGCGGCCGGTCTGACCGTGCTGCACGGGTATGAGGGGTCGCTCGACCGGCACGGCAACGAATTGATTGTCACCGAGATCGCGGTCGCCGACGAAATCGCCGCGGCCGCCGATCTGGTGAAGGGCAAGCTGACCGACATCCCGGTCGCGGTGCTGCGGGGCCTGCAACTGGCAGACGACGGTTCGACGGCGCACAAGCTGGTCCGGGCCGGCGAGGAGGACTTGTTCTGGCTGGGCACCGAGGAAGCCATCGCGCTGGGCAGGAGTCAGGCGCAGCTGCTGCGCCGGTCGGTGCGCCGGTTCTCCGCGCAGCCCGTAGCGCCCGAGCTGGTGGAAACCGCTGTCGCCGAGGCGCTCACCGCGCCCGCACCGCATCACACCCGACCGGTGCGCTTCGTGTGGTTGCAGGATCGGGGCAGACGGTCGGCGCTGCTCGATCGGATGAAGGACAAGTGGCGCGCCGATCTGTCCGCCGACGGCCGGCCCGCCGAGGCCGTCGAACGTCGCGTCGAGCGTGGCCGAATACTCTATGACGCACCGGAAGTCGTCATCCCGTTCATGGTGCCCGACGGTGCGCACAGCTATCCCGACGCCGACCGCACCGCCGCCGAACACACGATGTTCACCGTCGCGGTCGGCGCGGCGGTGCAGGCGCTGCTGGTGGCGCTGGCCGTGCGCGGCGTCGGCAGCTGCTGGATCGGTTCGACGATCTTCGCCCCGCAAGTGGTCCGCGACGAGCTGGGGCTGCCCGATGACTGGGAACCGTTGGGCGCAATCGCGATCGGCTACGCCGACGCGGGGGCGCCGTCGGGCCCGCGGCCGCCGGTACCGA